From a single Rutidosis leptorrhynchoides isolate AG116_Rl617_1_P2 chromosome 5, CSIRO_AGI_Rlap_v1, whole genome shotgun sequence genomic region:
- the LOC139850134 gene encoding uncharacterized protein has protein sequence MLADACLPIVFWGEAVSTACYVMNRVLVVKRHGKTCYELLHNRKPNIKHFEPFGAPCTILVRDTGGKFNSKVVSGIFLGYGNPNKRVYNTESKCVEECFEVDIQRNAPARVNKGFSWQFEYDKLFDSFNVPPEATDDELLTQMLYDDHNSTENVISIPSQTQVQTRSSHQSPRQSIQSDHSNANPNVEIVYETDEDSDSEEDEGVNRARLIEEHLNPLYNQPPTVTGTGQPTEAGGVRRSNRVIMPPKRLDDYYVDTRGIPHIGIPHATTNEASTSEVPNTSESLVVCESQSSAEGVESESANVVTTFYSTLNKTGRVFVHAHSCYVCQIETKDAFEVLKYDESVSAMQEELLQFKHLKMDVKSTFLYGEINERVFVEQPPGFEDPHFPEKVY, from the exons atgctagctgatgcgTGTTTACCTATTGTTTTCTGGGGAGAAGCGGTGAGCACGGCGTGTTATGTGATGAATAGAGTTCTGGTGGTGAAGAGACACGGAAAGACCTGTTATGAACTGTTACATAATAGAAAGCCTAACATTAAgcattttgaaccctttggtgctccttgtactatTCTAGTACGAGACACTGGAGGGAAATTCAATTCAAAGgttgtctctggtatcttcttgggttaTGGGAATCCAAATAAGCGAGTGTACAATACTGAATCTAAGTGTGTTGAAGAATGTTTTGAGGTTGATATTCAGCGTAACGCTCCAGCTCGTGTTAATAAAGGATTCTCATGGCAATTTGAATATGATAAATTGTTTGACTCTTTCAACGTTCCACCGGAGGCTACAGACGATGAGTTACTTACTCAGATGTTGTATGATGATCATAATTCCACAGAGAATGTCATTTCTATTCCTAGCCAGACTCAAGTTCAGACTCGAAGTTCTCATCAAAGTCCGAGGCAAAGCATCCAGAGTGACCATTCTAATGCCAACCCTAATGTGGAGATTGTGTATGAGACAGATGAAGACAGTGATTCAGAAGAAGATGAGGGTGTTAATCGAGCACGGTTGATAGAAGAACACTTAAATCCTCTTTATAATCAACCTCCAACTGTAACAGGGACTGGacagccaactgaagcaggaggagtACGTAGGTCAAATCGTGTTATCATGCCTCCGAAACGTTTAGATGATTACTATGTTGATACAAGAGGCATACCTCATATTGGGATTCCTCATGCCACGACTAATGAAGCATCTACGTCTGAAGTTCCTAATACATCAGAGAGCCTAGTAGTATGTGAGAGTCAATCATCAGCAGAAGGTGTTGAATCAGAAAGTGCGAATGTGGTAACAACCTTCTATTCCACGTTGAACAAGACAGGGAGAGTATTTGTGCATGCTCAttcatgttatgtgtgtcaaattgaaaCAAAAGATGCTTTTGAAGTGTTAAAATATGATGAGTCGGTTAGTGCTATGCAGGAAGAGCTGTTACAGTTTAAACACTTGAAG atggatgtgaaAAGCACGTTTTTGTATggagagatcaatgaaagagtaTTTGTTGAACAACCTCCTGGTTTCGAAGATcctcatttcccagaaaaggtttattga